The following are encoded together in the Nitrospiraceae bacterium genome:
- a CDS encoding TIGR01777 family oxidoreductase: MNVVVAGGTGFIGRSLCKRLLLCGHRVTILTRRRTEVERLFGTMVKPIEWDGTSSGRWEEALQGTQAVVNLAGASIAEARWTESRKQLLTQSRLNATRALVQACFRLPVTPQVLINASGIGFYGHQDDRVVDEASPAGKGFLADLCVQWESAAQKAAAKGIRTVCLRTGLVLGDDGGALPRMVLPFRLFIGGPAGPGTQWVSWIHRDDYAGLIEWTLSTPSVSGPVNAVAPEPVTMTEFCRTLGQVLHRPSWIPVPEVVFGLALGELGSLMTTGQRVKPAKAEQGGYRFQYSYLTKALQNIFTLQ; encoded by the coding sequence GTGAACGTTGTGGTAGCAGGCGGAACGGGATTTATTGGGAGGAGTCTCTGTAAGAGGCTTCTTCTTTGCGGTCACCGTGTGACGATTCTGACGAGGAGACGAACGGAAGTCGAACGCCTGTTTGGGACAATGGTGAAACCAATCGAATGGGATGGCACCTCATCGGGCCGCTGGGAAGAGGCGTTACAAGGAACACAGGCGGTGGTGAACCTCGCCGGGGCCTCGATTGCCGAAGCACGCTGGACGGAGAGCCGAAAGCAGTTGCTCACTCAAAGTAGACTTAATGCGACACGTGCACTTGTCCAAGCCTGCTTCCGTCTGCCGGTGACGCCACAGGTGCTCATAAACGCGTCAGGTATTGGGTTCTATGGCCACCAGGATGATCGGGTGGTCGATGAAGCTAGCCCAGCTGGTAAGGGATTTCTGGCTGATTTATGTGTGCAGTGGGAATCAGCCGCGCAGAAAGCCGCTGCAAAGGGTATTCGAACCGTCTGTCTAAGGACCGGTCTGGTGCTTGGAGACGACGGAGGCGCACTCCCTCGCATGGTCCTGCCGTTCCGGCTTTTCATAGGAGGACCTGCGGGGCCCGGCACTCAGTGGGTCTCGTGGATTCATCGGGATGATTATGCGGGACTCATCGAGTGGACGCTTTCGACACCGAGTGTATCCGGACCCGTTAACGCTGTGGCACCAGAACCAGTCACCATGACGGAATTCTGCAGAACACTCGGTCAGGTGTTGCACAGGCCCTCGTGGATTCCCGTGCCTGAAGTTGTGTTCGGGTTGGCCTTGGGAGAACTTGGATCTCTCATGACAACGGGTCAACGAGTGAAGCCGGCGAAGGCGGAACAAGGGGGATACCGTTTTCAGTATTCGTACCTCACCAAGGCCTTACAGAATATCTTCACCCTGCAGTGA
- a CDS encoding deoxyribodipyrimidine photo-lyase, which produces MRSIVWFRRDLRLHDNPALMAACKECDEIIPLFVFDEPLLQSHEFGPACVNFMLGCLEDLASSLAKLGLPFQWRRGTQGEEVVNAAKSWKADIVYWNRDYEPGAIKRDLIVAQRLAKLGVIVRTFKDHVVFEAEEVRSATGEPLQRYSAYRARWWAKWHAVKPLPLPVPSTVKRPKADRLLLPLPLPSASDLGYELLTPWIGPGECRARKRLEEFLAGPIHRYVDGRNLPGIDGSSKLSPHFRFGTLSPRDAVHAALGTLAKGGRVSRPDILTWIDELIWREFFQQVLTAFPRVVEGPFRYAAVSPPRERDPERDPLFQAWCEGRTGYPIVDAGMRQLNQTGWMHNRVRMIVASFLIKDLRIDWQRGERYFMNHLLDADVAANNGNWQWCASTGTDAMRAYRIFNPALQSKKFDPDGAYIRRYVPELARVATQRIHEPHVMTLDEQSRSHCRIGVDYPSPVVDHRQARREYLGLSKQQVRR; this is translated from the coding sequence ATGCGCAGCATCGTTTGGTTCAGGCGCGATCTCAGACTCCACGATAACCCGGCCCTCATGGCAGCCTGCAAGGAGTGCGACGAGATCATTCCCCTCTTCGTGTTTGACGAACCACTCCTGCAATCGCATGAGTTCGGTCCGGCCTGCGTGAACTTCATGCTCGGATGCTTAGAGGACCTCGCGTCCTCGCTCGCCAAGCTGGGGCTTCCTTTCCAATGGCGGCGCGGCACGCAGGGCGAGGAAGTCGTGAATGCGGCGAAGAGTTGGAAGGCCGACATCGTATACTGGAACCGCGACTATGAGCCGGGCGCGATCAAACGAGATCTCATCGTGGCTCAACGACTGGCTAAGCTCGGGGTGATTGTGCGCACGTTCAAGGACCATGTCGTGTTTGAAGCCGAAGAGGTCCGGAGCGCCACTGGCGAACCGCTGCAGCGCTATAGTGCCTATCGGGCGCGCTGGTGGGCCAAGTGGCACGCGGTGAAGCCGCTGCCGTTGCCGGTCCCCTCGACCGTGAAGCGCCCGAAGGCGGACCGGTTGCTGTTACCTCTCCCGCTGCCTTCGGCTTCGGATCTGGGATATGAACTCCTTACGCCATGGATCGGACCGGGGGAATGTCGGGCCCGCAAGCGCCTTGAAGAATTTCTCGCTGGTCCCATTCATCGCTATGTCGACGGCCGAAACCTTCCGGGAATCGACGGAAGCTCCAAGCTCTCTCCCCATTTCCGTTTCGGCACGCTCTCGCCGCGGGACGCGGTTCATGCGGCGCTCGGTACATTAGCGAAAGGCGGGCGCGTCTCGCGCCCTGATATCCTGACCTGGATCGATGAATTGATCTGGCGAGAGTTCTTCCAACAGGTATTGACTGCCTTCCCGCGGGTCGTCGAAGGGCCGTTCCGGTATGCGGCCGTATCTCCTCCACGGGAACGGGACCCTGAGCGGGATCCCTTGTTTCAGGCCTGGTGCGAGGGACGGACGGGCTATCCGATCGTTGATGCCGGCATGCGTCAACTGAATCAGACCGGCTGGATGCACAACCGAGTGCGCATGATCGTGGCGTCATTCCTAATCAAGGATCTTCGGATCGACTGGCAGCGCGGAGAGCGGTATTTCATGAATCACCTTCTCGACGCCGACGTGGCTGCTAACAACGGCAACTGGCAGTGGTGCGCTTCGACCGGGACGGATGCGATGCGCGCGTACCGGATCTTTAACCCCGCGTTGCAGAGCAAAAAGTTCGATCCCGATGGGGCGTATATTCGCCGCTATGTGCCGGAACTGGCGCGGGTGGCCACCCAGCGGATTCATGAGCCCCATGTGATGACTCTCGATGAACAGAGCCGGTCCCATTGTCGCATTGGGGTGGACTACCCCTCGCCGGTTGTGGATCATCGACAGGCTCGCCGGGAATACCTCGGCCTCAGCAAACAGCAGGTAAGGCGGTGA